Proteins from a single region of Vigna radiata var. radiata cultivar VC1973A unplaced genomic scaffold, Vradiata_ver6 scaffold_108, whole genome shotgun sequence:
- the LOC111241127 gene encoding transcriptional activator Myb-like encodes MDNIIASVKDLEVTPERIRKFLPKVNWDLIASMYVGGRTGAECESRWLNYEDPLINQGAWTKEEDKSLLLIVYMYQELVRNCCIIGHKLYCIHVVWE; translated from the exons ATGGATAATATAATTGCATCTGTNAAAGATCTTGAAGTCACACCAGAGAGGATTAGAAAATTTTTACCTAAAGTTAATTGGGATCTTATAGCTTCCATGTATGTTGGTGGCCGTACTGGTGCTGAATGTGAATCAAg GTGGTTGAATTATGAAGATCCTTTGATCAACCAAGGTGCGTGGACTAAGGAAGAGGACAAGTCCCTTTTACTTATTGTATACATGTATCAGGAATTGGTTCGAAATTGCTGCATCATTGGGCACAAGCTTTATTGTATACATGTAGTTTGGGAATGA